A window from Marinagarivorans cellulosilyticus encodes these proteins:
- a CDS encoding ISL3 family transposase yields the protein MSLNISSKILSLPGQRVKQVQHDLALQRLTIHCKRDRRYRAIDPSSNEAANINRYLRRTIRDVPLCGFECYLEVELAQVVTTCGRRLMEACEFVDTGNRYTQRFCQLVSGLCRHMSISTVSRHLKLRWETVKNMDKFHLEKTLPALNPEKLIDLKYLGVDEVARAKGHDYMTVIYDMESGHLIGVETGRKAEVLTAFLKRLPAQTAENIEAVAMDMGPAYQKSVRECLPNADIVFDRFHVMQNYSKAMSNQRRIEFRKADRAGKEQLKGTHYLLLKNADKLNDKQANKLQTLLENNSNINTLYILKEQLQALWNAGNYDAMMNALEQWCDIAEQTNMLYLKKFAKSLRKHSVGICNYGKHGLTSARIEAGNVSIGMIRKRARGIKDTEYFKLKIRQSSMPDEQSMFYGSH from the coding sequence ATGAGCCTTAACATCTCCAGCAAAATTTTGAGCCTTCCTGGTCAGCGTGTCAAACAAGTTCAGCATGACTTGGCCCTGCAAAGATTGACTATACACTGCAAGCGAGACCGTCGTTATAGAGCGATTGACCCGTCAAGTAATGAGGCGGCCAACATCAACCGATACTTGCGCAGAACGATCCGTGATGTCCCTTTGTGTGGCTTCGAGTGCTATTTGGAAGTTGAGCTCGCTCAAGTTGTGACGACTTGCGGTAGGCGTCTAATGGAGGCTTGCGAATTTGTCGATACAGGCAATCGCTATACTCAAAGATTTTGCCAGTTGGTGAGCGGATTGTGTCGCCATATGAGTATCAGCACGGTCAGTCGGCACCTAAAGCTACGATGGGAAACGGTGAAAAATATGGATAAATTTCACCTAGAGAAAACGTTGCCTGCACTTAATCCTGAAAAATTAATTGACTTAAAATATCTTGGGGTCGATGAAGTCGCTAGAGCCAAAGGCCATGATTATATGACGGTGATTTATGACATGGAATCCGGTCATTTAATTGGCGTTGAGACAGGCCGTAAAGCCGAGGTGTTGACAGCGTTTCTAAAGCGCTTACCAGCACAAACCGCTGAAAACATAGAGGCGGTAGCCATGGATATGGGGCCAGCCTATCAAAAATCGGTACGCGAATGCTTGCCTAATGCTGACATTGTTTTCGATCGGTTTCATGTGATGCAAAACTACAGTAAAGCCATGAGCAATCAGCGTAGGATCGAGTTCAGAAAGGCGGATCGCGCAGGCAAAGAGCAGCTTAAAGGTACCCACTACCTGTTGTTAAAAAATGCCGACAAGTTAAATGATAAACAAGCCAATAAACTCCAGACATTGCTCGAAAATAATTCCAATATCAATACACTTTATATACTCAAAGAGCAGCTCCAAGCTTTGTGGAATGCAGGGAATTATGACGCCATGATGAATGCATTGGAGCAGTGGTGCGACATCGCGGAACAGACGAATATGCTCTATCTCAAGAAATTTGCAAAGTCACTAAGGAAGCATAGCGTAGGCATTTGTAACTACGGAAAACACGGGCTGACTAGCGCCAGAATTGAAGCCGGCAATGTCAGCATTGGCATGATTCGCAAGCGAGCAAGAGGCATCAAGGATACCGAGTACTTCAAGCTAAAAATAAGGCAATCATCGATGCCTGACGAGCAATCCATGTTCTATGGAAGCCACTAG
- a CDS encoding response regulator, with protein sequence MGVHKHYMAKVLIAEDNRVEAALIENMLEEFGCEVFKARGLDIVDKLDTAYDLIFLDINMPGISGFYIANNLKNSDACPHKAPIILVSSEPYTEEIKDKCVESDVDGYVQKPMTEALLATILDEYVPDKEISLLATGAENSKLFLRKRQS encoded by the coding sequence ATGGGAGTACACAAGCATTATATGGCCAAAGTGCTGATAGCCGAGGATAACCGCGTAGAGGCTGCGCTGATAGAAAACATGCTAGAAGAGTTTGGCTGCGAGGTATTTAAGGCGCGCGGCTTAGATATTGTGGATAAACTAGATACCGCCTACGATCTTATTTTTTTAGATATCAATATGCCGGGTATTAGTGGCTTTTACATTGCTAATAACCTGAAAAATTCGGATGCGTGCCCACACAAAGCACCAATAATTTTGGTGTCTTCAGAGCCTTACACAGAAGAAATTAAAGATAAATGTGTTGAATCCGATGTGGACGGTTATGTGCAAAAGCCAATGACAGAAGCGCTGTTAGCCACGATTTTGGATGAATATGTACCCGATAAAGAAATATCATTATTGGCTACAGGAGCTGAAAACTCCAAGTTATTTCTGCGCAAGCGGCAAAGCTAA
- a CDS encoding YceI family protein — MTATQPKSLLKALLLGSVISSLAFAQSVAADWRINNEASDIQFVSIKKGNIGEVHHFGELAGTFTKAGALTVNISLASVDTGIDIRNTRMQEHLFESAKYPLATISAQIDPTLLKGLKAGKNKTLQVPFELNLHGKKVSLTAPVTVNAQKGGSLHVNTTAPILLNAADFGFIPGIDKLKELAGLDSIASSIPVTVQLSLEK, encoded by the coding sequence ATGACAGCCACTCAACCAAAAAGCCTATTAAAAGCACTGTTACTTGGTAGCGTTATTAGCTCGCTCGCATTTGCGCAAAGTGTAGCCGCAGACTGGCGCATTAATAATGAAGCCTCCGACATTCAGTTTGTGAGCATCAAAAAGGGCAACATCGGGGAAGTTCATCACTTTGGTGAACTGGCAGGAACCTTTACCAAGGCCGGAGCCCTGACTGTGAATATTTCCTTAGCCTCTGTCGATACCGGTATCGATATTCGCAATACCCGCATGCAAGAGCACCTATTCGAAAGCGCAAAATACCCACTAGCAACCATTAGCGCTCAGATAGACCCGACATTACTCAAAGGCCTAAAAGCCGGCAAAAATAAAACGCTACAGGTACCGTTTGAACTTAACCTGCACGGTAAAAAAGTCAGCTTAACTGCACCTGTCACAGTAAATGCGCAAAAAGGTGGCAGCTTGCATGTGAATACCACCGCGCCGATACTGCTTAACGCGGCCGACTTCGGCTTTATTCCTGGTATTGATAAACTCAAAGAGCTTGCCGGCCTAGATTCCATCGCAAGTAGCATTCCCGTTACTGTCCAACTATCACTCGAGAAATAA
- a CDS encoding GNAT family N-acetyltransferase, whose protein sequence is MQYEFSNSINSIPASQWQALWQTDYPFIQHGFLAALEDSNCTGAKSGWQPYHLSLKENGALIGAMPLYVKSHSYGEYVFDWSWADAYHQNGIHYYPKLLNAIPFTPATGPRFAVRDNHAMQQMRAVINEQLVSNRFSGFHSLFPSAEQASLLAKEAAPTDTSSSLQRRLGCQFHWFNHGYSDFDAFLSDFSSRKRKNIKKERAKVYQQDFVITRTTGTQLTTQDWHDFHQLYQRTYQKRSGHNGYLNSDFFQRLGEALPQNTLLVRAYQQSQLVAAALYFYDSQTLYGRYWGATEEFDGLHFECCYYQGIEFAIEQQLQRFDPGAQGEHKIQRGFVPVLTQSFHQLAHPEFNHAISQFLVEEKQHNRQYCADARSYLPFKETLELPSPNILTGATA, encoded by the coding sequence ATGCAGTATGAATTCTCTAACAGTATTAATTCAATTCCAGCCAGCCAGTGGCAAGCCCTTTGGCAAACAGATTACCCCTTTATTCAGCATGGATTTTTAGCGGCACTAGAAGATAGCAATTGCACCGGTGCCAAGTCCGGCTGGCAGCCCTACCACCTTAGCTTAAAAGAAAACGGCGCGTTAATTGGCGCTATGCCGCTGTATGTGAAAAGCCACTCCTACGGTGAATACGTTTTCGATTGGAGCTGGGCCGATGCTTACCACCAAAACGGTATTCACTATTACCCTAAACTGCTTAATGCCATCCCTTTTACCCCAGCAACAGGCCCGCGCTTTGCCGTACGCGATAACCACGCTATGCAACAAATGCGTGCGGTAATTAACGAGCAGCTTGTAAGCAACCGTTTTTCGGGCTTTCACTCGCTATTCCCTAGCGCAGAGCAAGCAAGTTTACTTGCCAAGGAAGCAGCGCCCACAGATACCAGCAGTAGCTTACAGCGGCGCTTAGGGTGCCAGTTTCACTGGTTTAACCACGGCTATTCTGACTTTGATGCCTTTCTATCAGACTTTAGCTCGCGTAAACGCAAAAACATAAAAAAAGAGCGAGCCAAAGTTTACCAGCAAGATTTTGTGATTACGCGCACCACGGGCACACAGCTAACCACGCAAGACTGGCACGACTTTCACCAACTTTATCAACGCACCTATCAAAAGCGCAGCGGCCACAACGGCTACCTTAATAGTGATTTTTTTCAACGCCTTGGTGAAGCCTTGCCACAAAACACACTTTTGGTTCGCGCTTATCAGCAAAGCCAGCTAGTTGCGGCCGCGCTTTATTTTTACGACAGCCAAACTCTCTATGGCCGTTATTGGGGTGCCACCGAAGAATTTGATGGCTTACACTTTGAATGCTGTTACTACCAAGGCATTGAATTTGCCATCGAGCAACAGCTACAGCGCTTCGACCCTGGGGCACAGGGTGAACACAAAATTCAACGCGGTTTTGTGCCCGTACTCACACAATCGTTTCATCAACTGGCACATCCCGAGTTCAATCACGCGATTAGCCAGTTTTTAGTTGAAGAAAAGCAACACAACCGACAGTATTGTGCCGACGCCCGTAGCTATCTACCTTTTAAAGAAACCCTAGAACTACCCAGCCCGAATATACTCACAGGGGCAACGGCATAG
- a CDS encoding hybrid sensor histidine kinase/response regulator has protein sequence MYKAWFPSVGHNGLWSKVVVLFGVSAALVISIFMYSSLQAVENKRNAESIYKLNQQISVVKHISVLAQYFDRNIVPRRDNNTTEPGYVGDVAALPRKLNTSHARNELRDLARQLEFINTSLQAQKDIVPDAISSMYFDGEHSTSFLVREYVASAYKLSQLSSDNQNDVKRHIDIIARYQKIVDDRLHKTVTRYYQHLGDVVSRQNQSYWHYLVVVFALFALAMFFYILRPLQNDIEQAYEQAALANRIKTEFLTSVSHEIRTPMHGIISAGENLDSTRLDNKQKSYVKTIMSSADALLDVVNDILGYSSLETGDTQVELTRFNLFELTQDLIQIMEERAQLKSLELIMRYEDGVPHEVGGDSSLIRQVLYHLLSNSIKFTESGYIVVTVDIAEPLGTGDLALKFSVEDTGIGIEESKLSIIFEQFVQGNGGTKRLFSGTGLGLSICKKLVELMGGSIRVGSVLGEGATFSFTIPLNLADNIQRVESPASLSHSGSIVFVCDDKEFKGNVLAELGMSGLQVVCVTSHELMTNTMNLGGAVSLLAIDYFVKAASPSKMIQTAKAYTAFDKIPAVCITRKHDEQVAQGLKEQGFSGIFSFPADTELFTEFLTTQKSPAKTAAPSAPSELLTRTYTANVNHLDGAQILLVEDNRINAALAEDMLLDFGATVTLAENGKIAVDTIRGGRHFDLVLMDCMMPVMDGFEATKAIRALPQTIGKTLPIIALTANAMVGDKERCLDSGMNAYLSKPVRKKDLQQTMSKWLQHRQPVKQTASSIIADDASATSQNTSNTVAAPEGKDSQLLAAAQPADVDSPVEGDKPKKPMLGMQDDGFDMSLSLDTHNVVSSEVERDEPATNRNVTNSKAANSEAVNSEAAKAKQDEASTPKKAPMPKEAPMPKEAPGRPKDAAAPAPLAPTTSPASPIGEAKTADDSAAQGEAAPQEQSTGLALQYLDDAAVVKAKSMMKRRFPTMIEYFLEDTQNYLEQIKEGLEAKDYSQLVVPSHTIKSSSRQMGAFTVSDLAREIESLARSEEGSFETLLVLTEQLQEQFDLSRIDFNYLLSEAG, from the coding sequence ATGTATAAAGCCTGGTTCCCATCTGTTGGTCATAACGGTCTTTGGTCTAAAGTGGTTGTGCTTTTTGGTGTGTCGGCTGCGCTCGTTATTTCCATTTTTATGTACTCCTCATTACAGGCGGTAGAAAACAAACGCAATGCGGAATCTATCTATAAATTAAACCAGCAAATATCCGTTGTTAAGCATATCTCTGTATTGGCTCAGTATTTCGACCGCAATATCGTACCTCGGCGAGACAATAACACGACGGAACCGGGTTATGTTGGAGATGTGGCGGCGCTGCCCCGTAAGCTAAACACATCCCACGCGCGCAACGAGCTTAGAGATTTAGCTCGCCAGTTAGAATTTATTAATACAAGTTTGCAGGCACAAAAAGATATTGTCCCTGACGCAATTAGCAGTATGTACTTTGATGGCGAACATTCGACGAGTTTTTTAGTAAGGGAGTATGTTGCCTCGGCTTATAAACTCTCGCAGTTATCTAGCGATAACCAAAATGATGTCAAGCGTCATATAGACATTATTGCCAGGTACCAAAAAATTGTTGATGACAGATTACACAAAACAGTAACGCGCTACTATCAACACTTGGGGGATGTAGTTAGCCGGCAAAATCAAAGTTATTGGCATTACTTGGTCGTTGTTTTTGCTTTGTTTGCACTGGCGATGTTCTTTTATATATTGCGGCCACTGCAAAATGATATAGAGCAGGCCTATGAACAAGCTGCGCTAGCAAATAGGATTAAAACCGAATTTTTAACCAGCGTAAGCCACGAAATTAGAACCCCGATGCACGGTATTATTAGTGCCGGCGAAAATTTGGATTCTACGCGGCTAGATAACAAGCAAAAATCTTACGTTAAGACGATTATGTCGTCTGCAGATGCCTTGCTAGACGTGGTTAATGACATTCTTGGTTATTCCTCTTTGGAAACTGGTGATACCCAAGTAGAGCTAACACGTTTTAATTTATTTGAATTAACTCAAGACCTTATTCAGATAATGGAAGAGCGCGCACAGCTTAAAAGCCTAGAGCTAATTATGCGTTATGAAGATGGCGTGCCTCATGAGGTCGGTGGCGATTCTTCTTTGATTCGTCAGGTTCTTTATCATTTATTAAGTAATTCCATTAAATTCACGGAGTCGGGTTATATTGTTGTAACTGTAGATATAGCAGAGCCATTGGGTACAGGTGATTTAGCCCTTAAATTTTCTGTCGAAGATACCGGTATTGGTATTGAAGAATCTAAATTGTCTATTATTTTTGAACAGTTTGTCCAAGGTAATGGCGGTACTAAACGTTTATTCAGTGGTACAGGTTTAGGTTTATCTATTTGTAAAAAATTGGTAGAGCTAATGGGCGGCAGTATTCGCGTTGGAAGTGTATTAGGCGAAGGTGCTACATTTAGCTTTACAATACCGTTAAACCTTGCCGACAATATTCAGCGTGTAGAATCACCGGCCTCGTTAAGCCATTCGGGTTCTATCGTTTTTGTTTGCGACGATAAAGAGTTTAAAGGTAATGTTTTAGCTGAATTAGGTATGAGTGGCTTGCAAGTCGTTTGTGTGACATCGCATGAATTGATGACTAATACGATGAACTTAGGTGGTGCTGTTTCGCTACTGGCGATTGATTATTTTGTGAAGGCTGCATCACCTAGTAAAATGATACAAACCGCCAAAGCGTATACCGCATTCGATAAAATACCTGCCGTTTGCATTACGCGTAAACATGATGAACAGGTAGCGCAGGGTTTAAAAGAGCAAGGTTTTAGCGGGATATTTTCTTTTCCGGCAGATACAGAGTTATTCACCGAATTCCTAACGACCCAAAAATCACCCGCCAAAACAGCTGCGCCGAGTGCACCTAGCGAGCTTCTAACGCGAACCTATACGGCCAATGTTAATCATTTAGATGGTGCACAAATTCTATTAGTCGAAGACAACCGTATTAACGCCGCTTTAGCTGAAGATATGCTATTGGATTTTGGTGCGACGGTAACGCTCGCCGAAAATGGAAAAATTGCAGTGGATACGATTCGCGGCGGGCGGCATTTTGATTTGGTATTAATGGACTGCATGATGCCTGTTATGGACGGTTTTGAAGCAACAAAGGCGATTCGTGCATTACCCCAAACCATTGGTAAAACGCTGCCAATTATTGCCTTAACAGCCAACGCAATGGTTGGGGATAAAGAGCGCTGTTTAGATTCTGGCATGAATGCGTATTTATCTAAGCCAGTACGCAAAAAAGACTTACAGCAAACAATGAGCAAATGGCTCCAGCATCGCCAGCCTGTTAAACAGACTGCATCGTCGATTATTGCCGACGATGCTTCGGCGACGTCTCAAAATACGTCAAATACTGTGGCGGCACCTGAGGGTAAGGACAGTCAGTTACTAGCTGCGGCGCAGCCTGCCGATGTCGATTCGCCGGTCGAAGGCGATAAACCCAAAAAGCCCATGTTAGGAATGCAAGACGATGGCTTTGATATGTCGTTATCGCTCGATACGCATAATGTAGTTTCCTCTGAGGTAGAGCGCGACGAACCTGCTACTAATCGCAATGTGACTAATAGCAAGGCGGCTAATAGTGAAGCGGTTAATAGTGAAGCGGCGAAAGCAAAGCAGGATGAAGCGTCTACCCCTAAAAAAGCGCCTATGCCTAAAGAGGCTCCTATGCCTAAGGAGGCACCTGGTAGGCCCAAAGACGCTGCAGCCCCAGCGCCTTTGGCACCGACCACAAGCCCAGCCAGCCCAATCGGTGAAGCTAAAACCGCTGACGACAGTGCAGCGCAAGGTGAGGCTGCTCCGCAAGAGCAAAGCACGGGGCTGGCACTGCAGTACTTGGATGATGCAGCGGTGGTTAAGGCCAAGTCTATGATGAAACGGCGCTTCCCTACGATGATTGAATACTTTTTAGAAGATACACAGAACTACCTAGAGCAAATTAAAGAAGGCCTAGAGGCAAAGGATTACAGCCAGCTTGTTGTACCTTCGCACACAATAAAATCGTCCAGTCGGCAGATGGGGGCTTTTACGGTTTCGGACTTAGCCCGAGAAATTGAATCGCTCGCTCGCTCGGAAGAAGGCAGTTTTGAGACGCTTTTGGTTTTAACGGAACAGTTACAAGAACAATTCGATCTATCTCGTATCGACTTTAATTACCTTTTGTCGGAAGCTGGTTAG
- a CDS encoding DUF4870 domain-containing protein — protein MMQISSTGIPRNLAMFLAYLFNWISGIIFLLIEKKDAEVRFHAAQSVIFFGACSILGVLLPVIPLLGPLSLRIIGLIALVVWLIQLVTSLLGRPFKLPFVSTFAAILVMKI, from the coding sequence ATGATGCAAATATCATCCACCGGTATCCCCCGCAATTTAGCCATGTTTTTGGCTTATCTGTTTAACTGGATTAGCGGCATTATTTTTTTACTAATAGAAAAGAAAGACGCAGAAGTACGCTTTCATGCCGCGCAATCTGTTATTTTCTTTGGTGCCTGCAGCATATTGGGTGTGCTACTGCCCGTTATTCCATTACTAGGGCCACTTAGCTTACGGATTATTGGCCTTATCGCCTTAGTCGTTTGGTTGATTCAACTAGTAACATCATTACTGGGGCGGCCATTTAAGCTGCCTTTTGTGAGCACGTTTGCAGCAATTTTGGTGATGAAGATATAA
- a CDS encoding response regulator, with the protein MPEKDRNNWLKRAIKAEKRLSVQGKMQLLFVLAIVLCVLISLPFVYIEAVTLKNHFHHETTKTLTRLIEVPLADQLLNIDLPAIERTVDSFKQALDVEAFCLFNKEMIVVKSLKSECHANELAFVEPVHNVDGQIEGYLYVQASNGYENGILYRQLIVAACLVVVFFIVSFLMLLRLRFIISRPLEELSSSVVKFLKSNDFHIRASHFSDDEIGRLAAAFNHLLQDMRSKEHALLKAKNKADEANELKGDFLASVSHEIRTPMNGIIGTTELLLESLEKQKHKNYASTILRSSESLLAIINDILDFSKIESGKLEIESIPFNLYAEIEDVADLMTMRANEKDIEIILAISPYIPEVVIGDPSRLRQVLNNLVNNAIKFTDNGHILIEVEPLGCSVSDDAKEKLRFSVVDTGIGISESAQKKIFERFTQAESSITRQYGGTGLGLAICKQLVELLGGEIHVESVEGKGSTFSFTLDFTIDKEQAVHENTEKLEGLHALVIDDNPYFLEYIKLALRYFGLRVSCVSSAKEAIRLVGRFDEKGEPFDVILIDENMPMVNGCALAENIGLTYVDSAPPIIILSDISADMQHEQVYSKLGISAYIQKPIRLRQLTALIELTILSGKTAGANVLTVDEIRGSSNNRASHFKLAGPQILVAEANDTHYKFIETILLEAGCKVVRVCDGDAVIEYVMNHAVDLMVLDIELPVVNGIDVAKSFRKMQAEMAARHTPIIATAARDVAVDNVHAVNAGIDLFIHKQSLKNQLVSKISVLIPNFIINQKNDLVYFEGVKILLVEDNRVNAQITTEILNEFGCEVVLCIDGKEALDCFREARFDAVLMDCQMPIMDGFESTRHIRHFERSAHRSATPIIALTANAMKGDSERCFNAGMDDYITKPIKREKLRTLLAKCVDSSKISIKPHSGEQDIDNLIDDEEFSRVLAFSSRAGIDVERYIVDIEKSLQLLERQFRSQSARVIYETTQVVIPVCEAFGFLRLRREMLRFSQAALDLHAEKISRTDILAGLLQASIKTATQTKEYIQSLHNEIVVTLPEDSKDYPPIGEGATEAANAASALIRINKAPSNASINRKSDDKSSVKVFENKVEQSHELVDKATFDATKNVFKKKFDTILGEYIEDSEEYLACICSGLAEQDFHRIRENAHPLKSSSYTLGFCAVGDLAKNIETYAKKSTGLEEIQQDIEKLVKAFDGTKAFITSGALK; encoded by the coding sequence GTGCCAGAGAAGGATCGCAACAACTGGCTTAAGCGAGCCATAAAAGCAGAGAAGCGTTTAAGTGTGCAGGGCAAAATGCAGCTGCTTTTTGTGCTGGCCATTGTACTTTGTGTATTGATTTCTCTGCCTTTTGTTTACATAGAGGCTGTAACACTAAAAAATCATTTTCATCACGAAACAACTAAGACGCTTACTCGATTGATTGAAGTGCCGTTGGCTGATCAGCTATTGAATATAGACTTACCGGCTATAGAGCGTACGGTTGATTCGTTTAAGCAAGCATTGGATGTTGAGGCGTTCTGTTTGTTTAATAAAGAAATGATTGTTGTTAAATCATTAAAGAGTGAGTGCCATGCTAACGAGTTGGCATTTGTAGAGCCGGTGCATAACGTCGATGGCCAGATTGAGGGCTATTTGTATGTTCAGGCCTCTAATGGATATGAAAATGGCATACTTTACAGGCAGTTGATTGTGGCAGCCTGTTTAGTGGTGGTGTTTTTTATCGTTTCTTTTTTAATGTTGTTAAGGTTGCGATTTATTATCTCCCGCCCGTTAGAAGAGCTAAGCTCTTCAGTTGTAAAATTCTTAAAGAGCAATGATTTTCATATCAGGGCTTCACATTTCTCAGATGATGAAATAGGGCGTTTAGCTGCGGCTTTTAACCACTTGTTGCAAGATATGCGCAGTAAAGAGCATGCGCTACTCAAGGCAAAAAACAAGGCCGATGAGGCCAACGAGCTAAAGGGTGATTTTCTGGCTTCGGTGAGCCATGAGATCAGAACGCCCATGAATGGCATTATCGGTACCACCGAGCTGTTGCTTGAATCGTTAGAAAAACAAAAGCATAAGAATTATGCCAGTACTATATTGCGCTCATCAGAAAGTTTGCTGGCAATTATTAATGATATTTTGGACTTTTCTAAAATTGAATCTGGAAAGTTAGAAATAGAATCGATACCTTTTAATTTGTATGCCGAAATAGAAGACGTCGCAGATTTAATGACGATGCGAGCGAATGAAAAGGATATAGAAATTATCTTGGCGATATCGCCTTATATTCCTGAGGTGGTCATTGGTGATCCTAGCCGCCTTAGGCAGGTGCTTAACAATCTCGTTAATAATGCAATTAAATTTACCGACAATGGCCATATCTTAATAGAAGTGGAGCCATTGGGTTGCAGCGTTAGTGACGATGCGAAAGAGAAATTGCGGTTTTCCGTAGTCGATACCGGTATTGGTATTTCTGAAAGTGCCCAGAAAAAGATTTTCGAGCGTTTTACTCAAGCCGAATCGTCTATTACTCGCCAATATGGTGGAACAGGTTTGGGCTTGGCTATTTGCAAGCAACTGGTTGAGCTATTAGGTGGTGAAATTCATGTAGAAAGTGTCGAGGGTAAAGGGTCTACTTTTAGCTTTACGTTAGATTTTACAATTGATAAAGAACAGGCAGTACACGAAAATACTGAAAAGCTAGAAGGATTGCATGCGTTAGTTATTGATGATAACCCCTATTTTTTAGAATATATAAAGCTAGCACTTCGCTATTTTGGTTTGCGTGTAAGCTGTGTCAGCAGCGCAAAAGAAGCAATTCGGCTAGTCGGTAGGTTTGATGAAAAAGGCGAGCCATTTGATGTCATATTAATTGATGAAAATATGCCTATGGTTAATGGTTGTGCGTTAGCTGAAAATATAGGACTAACGTATGTTGATAGCGCGCCGCCTATAATAATATTAAGTGATATTAGCGCTGACATGCAGCATGAACAGGTATATTCCAAGTTGGGTATATCGGCATATATTCAAAAACCGATACGCTTGAGACAGTTAACGGCATTAATTGAGTTAACAATATTGTCCGGGAAAACTGCTGGCGCTAATGTTTTAACTGTTGATGAAATTAGGGGAAGCTCTAATAATCGCGCTAGTCACTTCAAGTTGGCTGGCCCGCAAATCTTGGTTGCTGAAGCAAATGACACCCATTATAAATTTATAGAAACGATTCTTTTAGAAGCCGGTTGTAAAGTAGTAAGGGTTTGTGACGGCGACGCTGTTATTGAGTATGTCATGAACCACGCTGTAGATTTAATGGTTTTAGATATTGAGCTTCCCGTCGTTAATGGTATTGATGTAGCTAAATCTTTCAGAAAAATGCAGGCTGAAATGGCTGCACGTCATACGCCTATAATCGCTACGGCAGCGCGGGATGTAGCTGTTGATAATGTTCATGCCGTTAATGCCGGTATTGACTTATTTATTCATAAGCAATCGTTAAAGAATCAACTTGTCAGTAAGATATCGGTACTTATTCCCAATTTTATTATTAATCAAAAGAATGACTTAGTATATTTTGAGGGCGTAAAAATACTATTGGTTGAAGATAACCGTGTTAATGCGCAAATAACCACAGAAATATTAAATGAGTTCGGTTGTGAAGTCGTATTGTGTATTGATGGTAAGGAAGCTTTAGACTGTTTCCGCGAGGCTCGTTTTGATGCCGTATTAATGGATTGCCAGATGCCGATCATGGACGGCTTTGAAAGCACGCGCCATATTCGCCACTTCGAACGCAGTGCCCACCGCAGTGCAACCCCTATTATTGCATTGACAGCAAACGCAATGAAGGGCGATAGCGAGCGCTGCTTTAACGCGGGCATGGATGACTATATTACAAAGCCGATAAAGCGAGAAAAGCTGCGAACATTATTGGCTAAATGTGTTGATAGCAGCAAGATATCCATTAAGCCCCATTCGGGTGAGCAAGATATAGATAACCTAATCGATGATGAAGAGTTCTCTAGAGTGCTCGCTTTTAGTAGCCGCGCGGGCATTGACGTGGAGCGTTATATTGTTGACATAGAGAAGAGCTTGCAATTGCTTGAAAGACAATTCCGGTCACAATCTGCGCGTGTTATTTATGAAACTACACAGGTTGTTATTCCTGTTTGTGAGGCTTTTGGTTTTTTACGTTTGAGACGTGAGATGCTCCGTTTTTCTCAGGCTGCTTTAGATTTACATGCTGAGAAGATTAGCCGCACAGATATTCTTGCTGGCTTATTGCAGGCCTCGATTAAAACTGCAACGCAAACGAAAGAATATATCCAGTCTTTGCATAACGAAATTGTTGTTACCTTACCAGAAGATTCAAAAGACTATCCGCCTATTGGCGAGGGAGCTACTGAAGCTGCTAATGCGGCTAGCGCATTAATTCGCATTAATAAGGCGCCTTCAAACGCTTCTATTAATCGCAAGTCTGATGATAAGAGTTCAGTAAAAGTATTCGAAAACAAAGTAGAACAATCACACGAGTTGGTGGATAAGGCAACATTTGACGCGACCAAAAATGTGTTTAAGAAAAAGTTTGATACCATTTTGGGGGAATATATCGAAGATAGCGAAGAGTATTTAGCATGTATTTGTTCAGGTCTTGCCGAGCAAGACTTCCACCGTATTCGTGAAAATGCACATCCGTTGAAGTCGTCATCGTATACCTTAGGCTTTTGTGCTGTGGGTGATCTGGCTAAAAATATAGAAACCTATGCTAAGAAATCTACAGGCCTTGAAGAAATACAGCAGGATATTGAAAAGTTAGTTAAAGCTTTTGATGGTACAAAGGCGTTTATTACATCGGGGGCGCTTAAATAA